The following proteins come from a genomic window of Micavibrio aeruginosavorus EPB:
- a CDS encoding twin transmembrane helix small protein has translation MNAIAVALMLIAMVAVAASLFIGVFYMTRGREADHAKSNKMMQVRVYLQGFAIAMFALAMLTGMKH, from the coding sequence ATGAACGCGATTGCCGTTGCCCTGATGTTGATTGCCATGGTTGCCGTTGCGGCATCATTGTTTATCGGCGTGTTCTACATGACCCGCGGCCGCGAAGCCGACCATGCCAAAAGCAACAAGATGATGCAGGTTCGCGTTTATTTGCAGGGCTTTGCGATTGCAATGTTCGCGCTGGCCATGTTGACCGGGATGAAGCATTAA
- a CDS encoding pentapeptide repeat-containing protein, protein MTADTAASAFQKMTQTQLDEAVELHGRFMAGRLGGRRAVLKRMDLSGLSLRERDLRQADFSGSIMTGMDLAGANFREASLYACDLTNANLNKTTFVRADLRGARIESANLAGANLDNADLRAGGMSVDGSFGQGQNVNFRGANLAGAKLSGTLASNADFSDAIMAKVDLTGADLRGARFEGADLTEAEIKGAQLMGANLKSTILTGVEIKEISNSGADLTGAVTDENVGKPISALDEPLAKLIKEHRNWVATVGRQGRQLDLSGYDLRILLSLAGERLTAVKAIKARFCGMDLTDIQLQSAMLDDCDFRSCFLRGGDFRGSSLRNVKLGHADLRNSDFRALVFDNPDGSKKSSPCILDGANMRYANCAGARFAGSSFQGTDLSYADLTGCDLAGADFTGAKLDNAIVEGVRIEGAIFDGNLPDALKKLMG, encoded by the coding sequence ATGACAGCAGATACCGCAGCCTCAGCCTTCCAAAAGATGACTCAGACCCAACTGGATGAAGCGGTTGAGTTGCATGGCCGTTTTATGGCCGGGCGGCTGGGCGGGCGGCGTGCGGTGTTAAAGCGGATGGATTTGTCCGGCCTGTCCTTACGCGAGCGTGACCTGCGTCAGGCGGATTTCAGCGGCAGCATCATGACCGGCATGGATCTGGCTGGTGCGAATTTCCGTGAAGCATCGTTGTATGCCTGTGACCTGACCAATGCGAATTTGAACAAGACAACGTTCGTGCGCGCGGATTTGCGGGGCGCGCGGATTGAAAGCGCGAACCTTGCGGGCGCCAACCTCGATAACGCCGACCTGCGCGCGGGTGGCATGTCGGTGGACGGCAGTTTCGGGCAGGGGCAGAACGTGAACTTCCGTGGTGCTAACCTTGCGGGGGCGAAACTCTCCGGCACGCTGGCGTCGAATGCTGATTTCTCTGACGCGATCATGGCCAAGGTTGATTTGACTGGCGCCGATCTGCGTGGTGCGCGGTTCGAAGGCGCAGACCTGACCGAAGCCGAAATTAAAGGCGCGCAATTGATGGGCGCGAACCTGAAATCCACCATCCTGACCGGGGTGGAGATCAAGGAAATTTCCAACAGCGGTGCCGATTTAACCGGCGCGGTGACGGATGAGAACGTGGGCAAACCCATTTCCGCACTGGATGAACCGCTGGCCAAGCTGATCAAGGAACACCGCAACTGGGTTGCCACCGTTGGGCGTCAGGGGCGGCAGCTGGACCTGTCCGGTTATGATTTGCGCATCCTGCTCTCGCTGGCGGGTGAGCGTCTGACGGCGGTGAAGGCGATTAAGGCCCGCTTCTGCGGTATGGATTTGACCGATATTCAATTGCAAAGCGCTATGCTGGATGATTGCGATTTCCGCAGTTGTTTCCTGCGCGGCGGCGACTTCCGTGGGTCGTCCCTGCGAAACGTGAAACTGGGCCATGCCGATCTGCGCAATTCCGACTTCCGGGCGCTGGTGTTTGACAACCCGGACGGCTCGAAAAAATCCAGCCCGTGCATTCTGGATGGGGCCAACATGCGTTACGCCAATTGCGCGGGCGCGCGTTTCGCCGGATCGTCGTTCCAGGGCACCGATTTGTCCTATGCCGATTTGACGGGCTGTGATCTGGCCGGTGCCGATTTTACGGGCGCGAAGCTGGACAATGCCATCGTCGAAGGCGTGCGGATCGAAGGCGCAATTTTTGACGGCAATCTGCCGGATGCGCTGAAGAAGCTGATGGGGTAG
- a CDS encoding TlpA family protein disulfide reductase, with amino-acid sequence MVLALVTLCPLLSANAATKATATPQTKADFLAQFAAVHTYDTEAPRGAAPADLVGVFDGQSASFPADFKGRILLVNFWATWCAPCVTELPTLQALQQARQGDHFTLMTLSTDVNPKSDKIRQLLEKSGFSADGPHYVLNPDDQTGWGHYIGLALPTTFIIGADGRVLYKLTGAADWASPGALDLIDGLIPTGD; translated from the coding sequence TTGGTTTTGGCACTGGTGACTCTGTGCCCACTATTAAGCGCCAACGCGGCCACAAAGGCAACAGCCACCCCGCAAACAAAGGCGGATTTCCTCGCCCAATTTGCGGCCGTGCATACCTATGACACCGAAGCGCCGCGCGGGGCCGCTCCGGCGGATCTGGTGGGTGTATTTGATGGACAATCTGCGTCGTTTCCCGCGGATTTCAAGGGCAGGATTCTGCTGGTCAATTTCTGGGCGACGTGGTGCGCCCCATGCGTGACCGAACTGCCGACTTTGCAGGCGTTGCAGCAGGCCCGTCAGGGGGACCATTTCACCCTTATGACCCTGTCCACCGATGTAAATCCGAAATCGGATAAAATCCGCCAGCTTCTGGAAAAATCCGGATTTTCAGCGGATGGTCCGCATTATGTCCTGAACCCCGATGACCAAACCGGGTGGGGACATTATATCGGGCTGGCCCTGCCAACGACGTTCATCATCGGGGCGGATGGGCGCGTGCTGTACAAACTGACGGGTGCGGCCGACTGGGCGTCACCGGGGGCGCTGGACTTGATTGATGGGCTGATCCCGACGGGGGATTAA
- the lysA gene encoding diaminopimelate decarboxylase, with amino-acid sequence MFTTGPDGRLMADHVAVTDLVRDHGTPLYVYSASRMRDNVNALKDACASALPADRQPLIAFATKANSNLAVLNLFAQMGLGADVVSGGELHRAIRAGIDPAKIVFSGVGKNDDEIAAALDHGIFQINVESEPELNRIADIARHKNKRARVAFRLNPDVDAGTHEKITTGRDDNKFGLPAARVAALYQQAQSDMFLDPVGISLHIGSQLTSLEPYAEAFQKLSDFVYDLRNNGMDVRRTDLGGGLGIVYEDEDAPCLDSYAALIRDMILPLGTEIILEPGRLLVGKAGLLASRVLYVKETETRRYLVLDAGMNDLMRPALYDAFHAIRPAGKHREGAYMTYDVVGPVCETSDTFARARSLPPLQHDDVVAIMDTGAYGASMGSTYNTRPRAAEILVDGSNVAVIRTRETLESMLDAEQIPAWTAHKPDKTGT; translated from the coding sequence ATGTTCACCACCGGACCCGATGGCAGGTTGATGGCCGATCATGTTGCCGTGACCGATTTGGTCCGGGATCATGGCACACCCCTTTATGTGTATAGCGCATCGCGCATGCGCGACAATGTAAACGCATTGAAAGATGCGTGCGCATCCGCCCTGCCCGCCGATCGTCAACCGTTGATCGCGTTCGCGACCAAGGCCAATTCCAATCTGGCCGTTCTCAACCTGTTTGCACAAATGGGATTGGGGGCCGATGTGGTCAGCGGTGGCGAATTGCACCGCGCCATTCGCGCCGGGATTGACCCAGCCAAGATTGTATTTTCCGGCGTGGGCAAAAACGACGATGAAATTGCCGCCGCATTAGACCACGGCATTTTTCAAATCAATGTGGAGTCCGAACCGGAACTCAACCGCATTGCGGACATCGCCCGCCACAAAAACAAACGTGCACGCGTGGCCTTCCGCCTGAACCCCGATGTGGATGCGGGCACACATGAAAAAATCACCACGGGACGCGACGATAATAAATTCGGACTGCCCGCCGCGCGTGTGGCCGCGTTGTACCAGCAGGCACAATCCGACATGTTCCTGGACCCCGTGGGGATCAGCCTGCATATCGGATCACAATTGACCTCGCTGGAACCCTATGCCGAAGCGTTCCAGAAATTGTCCGACTTCGTTTACGACTTGCGCAACAATGGCATGGATGTCCGCCGCACCGATCTGGGTGGTGGATTGGGCATTGTGTATGAAGACGAGGATGCGCCCTGCCTGGATTCCTATGCCGCGCTGATCCGCGATATGATCCTGCCTCTGGGCACTGAGATTATTCTGGAACCGGGGCGCTTGCTGGTCGGCAAGGCGGGCCTTCTGGCCAGCCGTGTTTTGTATGTGAAGGAAACCGAAACACGCCGTTATCTGGTTTTGGACGCGGGGATGAATGATTTGATGCGCCCGGCCTTGTATGATGCATTCCACGCCATTCGCCCGGCTGGCAAGCACCGCGAAGGGGCCTATATGACTTACGACGTGGTTGGCCCCGTTTGTGAAACCAGCGACACGTTCGCCCGCGCCCGATCCCTGCCCCCGTTACAGCATGATGACGTGGTGGCCATCATGGATACAGGCGCGTATGGGGCATCAATGGGGTCCACTTATAATACGCGCCCACGCGCGGCGGAAATTCTGGTCGATGGGTCGAATGTCGCCGTTATCCGCACGCGTGAAACGCTGGAATCCATGTTGGATGCCGAACAGATTCCGGCATGGACGGCGCATAAACCGGATAAAACAGGGACATGA
- a CDS encoding DUF4175 domain-containing protein, producing MTHTPRHDEQQDPSRRPMTLSARLGFLRALSAWIITAERGTASIWRIIVWIMAFAGLWMLQIPQIFGMAGSVIALIIFVVGLIYIPWRYSPRFQMPRASDIDRRLEIDSDLSHRPLSQSHDRLANPQKDDTRRLWDVARGQQQKLLARLRVPRPRPVLAPADPMALRILVALVVICGLAIAGPSWHARVHDGLVPFSWPKAVAKADTITVWITPPAYTGVPEMVFSEKTKFDPAKPIAVPMGSDIKVRVRSNWHNLGGDIAAPVLAADGQSFAMDNLGDGNYGLVRPFPQANHFRIRQLVFNRMEWMATIIPDTPPTITIAGESDIGPHADVKIPVKLHDDYGVETLDMTVTLAADAESVPLGADYTATQTIMSPPGQDYETAPSFDLAWHPWAGLPVQITMTATDHRGQTASLSEPVTITLPERTFRHPLARQLVTMRKRLIRTPDEAASNVAYDLETIVMSPSTYQGDPVIFLALRSAAVRLLTYPGNRDEMAAVVALLWDVALRVEDGNMTMAYRGLKDAQQALQNALRDPTTTPEQLAQLVEELRQAMAEYMQEMVREMQKNMDQSGAEQLMTAEALEQAMNTMDLSAYIDQMMARAMSGDRNAAQQMLNDLQKMMESMDPSADMQLPEDVKKMMESLGGLQDIIEQQEKLLAATKEAKTDEAETAAEKSTQDSIRNDMGELMIKMDEALGQIPEKIGEAEQFMRKSADELATNNPGGSIPHQEDALDRLRNQQKQMSEKLQQRLQQMTMLSFGGGGMRTDPLGRPIEDGDGGQNPWSKSKVEVPDEAERRRIYDIMQELRKKSGELTRPDYELDYFHRLMRQF from the coding sequence ATGACCCACACGCCGCGCCATGACGAGCAACAGGACCCATCCCGCCGCCCGATGACATTATCGGCACGGCTGGGTTTTCTGCGCGCTCTGTCGGCGTGGATCATTACGGCGGAACGCGGCACGGCATCGATCTGGCGCATTATTGTCTGGATCATGGCCTTTGCCGGATTGTGGATGTTACAAATCCCGCAAATATTCGGCATGGCGGGATCGGTCATTGCGCTGATCATTTTCGTGGTCGGATTGATTTATATTCCGTGGCGCTACAGCCCCCGCTTCCAAATGCCACGCGCCAGTGACATTGACCGCCGACTGGAAATTGACAGCGACCTGTCCCATCGCCCGTTGAGCCAATCCCATGACCGTCTGGCCAACCCACAGAAGGATGATACGCGCCGCCTGTGGGATGTTGCACGCGGCCAACAGCAAAAATTATTGGCGCGCCTGCGTGTTCCCCGTCCACGCCCGGTTCTGGCCCCGGCGGACCCGATGGCGTTGCGTATTTTGGTCGCATTGGTTGTGATTTGCGGGCTGGCCATTGCCGGGCCATCATGGCATGCGCGCGTGCATGACGGGCTGGTGCCATTTTCATGGCCAAAGGCCGTAGCGAAGGCAGACACCATCACCGTATGGATCACACCCCCGGCCTATACCGGTGTGCCAGAAATGGTGTTCAGCGAAAAAACAAAATTCGATCCCGCAAAACCGATTGCCGTGCCGATGGGCAGTGACATCAAGGTCCGCGTCCGCAGCAACTGGCATAATCTGGGTGGTGATATTGCCGCCCCGGTTCTGGCCGCCGATGGGCAAAGCTTCGCCATGGATAATCTGGGCGATGGAAATTACGGGCTGGTCCGTCCATTCCCACAGGCCAATCATTTCCGCATCCGCCAATTGGTCTTCAACCGTATGGAATGGATGGCAACAATCATCCCGGATACGCCGCCAACAATTACAATTGCCGGTGAATCGGATATTGGGCCGCATGCCGATGTCAAAATTCCCGTCAAACTGCACGATGATTATGGCGTTGAAACGCTGGATATGACGGTCACGTTAGCCGCCGATGCGGAATCCGTACCACTGGGTGCCGACTACACGGCAACGCAAACCATCATGTCGCCCCCGGGTCAGGATTATGAAACGGCGCCATCTTTTGATCTGGCATGGCACCCATGGGCGGGATTGCCGGTGCAGATCACCATGACCGCCACCGACCATCGCGGCCAGACAGCCAGCCTGAGCGAACCCGTCACCATCACATTGCCGGAACGCACATTCCGTCACCCGTTGGCGCGGCAATTGGTGACGATGCGCAAACGCCTGATCCGCACGCCGGATGAAGCGGCATCGAACGTCGCCTATGACCTTGAAACCATCGTCATGTCACCATCCACATACCAAGGCGATCCGGTTATTTTTCTGGCGCTGCGCTCCGCCGCCGTGCGGTTGCTGACCTATCCGGGGAACCGGGATGAAATGGCCGCCGTCGTGGCCTTGCTGTGGGATGTAGCCCTGCGTGTTGAAGATGGCAACATGACCATGGCCTACCGCGGCTTGAAAGATGCGCAACAGGCCCTGCAAAACGCCCTGCGCGACCCCACCACAACGCCGGAACAATTGGCCCAGCTTGTCGAAGAACTGCGCCAGGCGATGGCGGAATACATGCAGGAAATGGTCAGGGAGATGCAAAAGAATATGGACCAAAGCGGCGCGGAACAATTGATGACCGCCGAAGCATTGGAACAGGCCATGAATACCATGGATCTGTCCGCCTATATCGACCAAATGATGGCCCGTGCCATGTCCGGTGATCGGAACGCGGCCCAGCAAATGTTGAATGATTTGCAAAAAATGATGGAATCCATGGATCCGTCCGCCGACATGCAATTGCCGGAGGATGTGAAGAAGATGATGGAATCCCTGGGCGGATTGCAGGACATTATTGAACAACAGGAAAAATTATTGGCCGCAACAAAAGAAGCCAAAACAGACGAAGCGGAAACCGCCGCTGAAAAAAGCACACAGGATTCTATTCGCAATGACATGGGCGAATTGATGATAAAAATGGACGAAGCGTTGGGCCAAATCCCCGAAAAGATCGGTGAAGCCGAACAATTCATGCGCAAATCCGCCGACGAATTGGCCACCAATAACCCTGGCGGGTCCATCCCGCATCAGGAAGATGCGCTGGACCGGCTGCGGAACCAGCAAAAGCAAATGTCGGAAAAACTGCAGCAACGCTTGCAACAAATGACCATGTTGTCCTTTGGCGGTGGCGGTATGCGCACCGACCCGCTGGGCCGCCCGATCGAAGATGGAGACGGCGGACAAAACCCGTGGAGCAAATCAAAGGTCGAAGTGCCGGATGAGGCCGAACGCCGCCGCATCTATGACATCATGCAGGAACTGCGCAAAAAATCCGGCGAGCTGACGCGGCCGGATTATGAGCTGGATTATTTCCATCGCCTGATGCGGCAGTTTTAG
- a CDS encoding MJ0042-type zinc finger domain-containing protein, with translation MILTCEECHARYLVPVHSLAPNGRTVRCGNCGHTWHENFPETELVGGDDADDAIDTFAGAMDDVATAPMADIPDDGPAGEPIPEGVRPIPEGSSVPAHVGGDVYELRGRIGGYVAAAAVFVLIMGGIYTFRDAVMEQFPPSKVVYEMAGVTILPPMAGVIFDQVEAKTQYNDQGVEVLSVTGQIINLRAQQQNLAPIRVSLRVSGEETLRDWVIDPPSDIIGPEETLAFDTTYPDIPVEAKEVNVQFTLAGK, from the coding sequence ATGATTTTGACGTGCGAAGAGTGCCACGCCCGCTATCTGGTTCCTGTCCACTCTCTGGCCCCGAACGGCCGGACGGTGCGGTGTGGTAATTGCGGCCATACATGGCATGAAAACTTCCCCGAAACGGAATTGGTCGGGGGGGATGATGCTGATGACGCCATCGACACCTTTGCGGGTGCGATGGATGATGTTGCAACTGCCCCTATGGCAGATATTCCTGATGACGGCCCGGCGGGTGAGCCCATCCCCGAAGGTGTGCGCCCGATTCCGGAGGGATCGTCCGTTCCGGCCCATGTCGGCGGCGATGTTTATGAATTGCGTGGCCGGATTGGCGGATACGTCGCCGCGGCGGCTGTATTCGTTCTGATCATGGGGGGGATCTATACATTCCGTGATGCGGTGATGGAACAATTCCCGCCGTCCAAGGTCGTGTACGAAATGGCCGGCGTGACCATTCTTCCGCCGATGGCGGGTGTAATCTTTGATCAGGTTGAGGCCAAAACCCAATATAACGATCAGGGCGTTGAGGTCCTGAGCGTTACGGGACAGATCATCAATCTGCGCGCCCAACAGCAAAATCTGGCTCCCATCCGTGTATCGTTGCGGGTGTCGGGCGAGGAAACATTGCGTGACTGGGTCATCGATCCACCATCCGATATTATCGGCCCGGAAGAAACGCTGGCGTTTGATACGACCTATCCGGATATTCCGGTGGAAGCCAAGGAAGTGAACGTGCAGTTCACGCTGGCTGGGAAGTAA
- the ftsE gene encoding cell division ATP-binding protein FtsE codes for MIRFEHVGLRYGIGPEVLSDISFALEPGSFHFLSGPSGSGKTSLMNLLYLGRRPTRGLINMFGQNIGSLSRQQTSPLRQRIGVVFQDFRLLNHMSAFDNVALPLRIMGQPEKEIRNNLEELLNWVGLGDQMRTLPNTMSGGQQQRVAIARAVITRPRLLLADEPTGNLDDEIGYRLMNLFEQLNRMGTTIVIATHNQQMMDQFGHNRMILERGSLRIEPGTRTPQHWPSASVMEGAV; via the coding sequence ATGATCCGTTTTGAACATGTCGGGTTGCGATATGGCATAGGGCCGGAAGTGCTGAGCGATATTTCGTTCGCGCTTGAACCCGGCTCATTCCATTTTTTAAGTGGCCCCAGCGGTTCGGGTAAAACCTCGCTGATGAACCTGCTCTATCTTGGCCGTCGTCCGACACGTGGCCTGATCAACATGTTCGGCCAGAATATCGGCAGCCTGTCGCGCCAGCAGACCAGCCCCCTGCGTCAACGCATCGGCGTGGTGTTTCAGGATTTCCGTTTGCTGAACCATATGTCCGCGTTTGATAACGTGGCCCTGCCCCTGCGCATTATGGGGCAGCCGGAAAAAGAAATCCGGAATAATCTTGAGGAATTATTGAACTGGGTCGGCCTGGGCGACCAGATGCGCACCCTGCCCAATACCATGTCGGGCGGACAGCAGCAGCGTGTGGCCATTGCACGCGCCGTCATTACCCGCCCGCGCCTGTTGCTGGCTGACGAACCGACCGGGAACCTGGACGATGAAATCGGCTATCGCTTGATGAACCTGTTCGAACAATTGAACCGCATGGGCACCACCATCGTGATCGCGACCCACAACCAGCAAATGATGGATCAATTCGGCCATAACCGCATGATCCTTGAACGCGGATCATTGCGCATTGAACCGGGCACCCGCACACCGCAACACTGGCCCTCTGCCAGTGTCATGGAAGGGGCCGTATAA
- a CDS encoding cell division protein FtsX produces MTAPAKPKKKPFNLRRERMLGRATEKRRYDLPLNKGAGSGFLMVLIALMTFLAMMAVAASFTLSAMTHRWSSGLENRVTVEIPATDMDGNLRDADAINDIAAKALSILHTHPAVIDSQRMDDAEIRKLVEPWLGTNLLNDTIPLPALITVALRPDTDAPTMGQLTISLRSAASNIRVDTHEEWLTDLLRFTGAMQLGALMISLVIGVTTVTAVAGAVRARMAVHRADVELLHIMGASDGYITKQFQRHALILALKGGLAGALAGALAMAMTGWVSGEMGAAILPDFTLSGGQIALLCLTPLLAAAIATTTARFTVLRVLSTFP; encoded by the coding sequence ATGACCGCTCCCGCAAAACCGAAAAAGAAACCGTTCAACCTGCGCCGCGAACGCATGCTGGGCCGCGCAACGGAAAAACGCCGCTATGATTTGCCGCTGAACAAGGGGGCAGGATCTGGATTCCTGATGGTCCTGATCGCGTTGATGACATTTCTGGCCATGATGGCCGTGGCGGCGTCCTTTACCCTGTCGGCCATGACGCATCGCTGGTCATCCGGGCTTGAAAACCGTGTGACGGTTGAAATTCCGGCAACGGACATGGATGGCAATTTGCGTGATGCCGACGCCATCAATGACATTGCAGCCAAAGCGCTCAGCATTCTCCACACCCACCCGGCCGTTATCGACAGCCAACGCATGGATGATGCGGAGATTCGCAAACTGGTCGAACCGTGGCTGGGCACAAACCTGTTGAACGATACCATTCCCCTGCCCGCGTTGATTACCGTGGCCCTGCGCCCGGATACGGATGCACCGACCATGGGCCAATTGACCATCAGCCTGCGCAGCGCCGCATCGAATATCCGCGTTGATACACATGAAGAATGGCTGACCGACCTGCTCCGTTTCACGGGTGCCATGCAATTGGGCGCATTGATGATCTCGCTGGTTATTGGCGTAACAACCGTGACCGCCGTGGCCGGGGCCGTGCGTGCGCGTATGGCGGTACACCGGGCCGATGTTGAATTGCTCCACATCATGGGGGCCAGCGATGGATACATCACCAAACAATTCCAGCGCCACGCGCTGATCCTCGCCCTAAAAGGCGGTTTGGCGGGCGCCTTGGCCGGCGCACTGGCAATGGCAATGACGGGATGGGTATCAGGTGAAATGGGTGCGGCCATCCTGCCCGATTTCACGCTAAGCGGTGGGCAGATTGCACTGCTGTGCCTGACCCCGTTGCTGGCCGCCGCCATTGCCACGACAACGGCGCGTTTTACGGTTTTGCGGGTGCTATCAACATTCCCATGA
- a CDS encoding YdcF family protein, whose product MTHYTPSPVPVRLMKLAGYSLAAAFWLWISGYLLFLASVSLTRPHDPDRATDAIIVLTGGQNRIHTGLELLEQGKAEYLFISGVNPDVSIMQIVRQWKPDISPIPCCIVLGHAAANTEENAHESSQWVRGMDIQSVRLVTSTYHLPRAWLEFNHALPRHEILAHPIKSPVLEDGSRDFLKLGFSEYNKTLMTWVRQNIFDMDLWRAQKNKKEQQQ is encoded by the coding sequence ATGACCCACTATACCCCCAGCCCCGTTCCCGTACGCCTGATGAAACTGGCCGGATATAGTCTGGCCGCGGCGTTCTGGTTGTGGATCAGCGGGTATCTCCTGTTCCTTGCGTCTGTATCCCTCACCCGCCCGCATGATCCGGACCGCGCAACCGATGCGATTATTGTCCTGACCGGGGGGCAGAACCGCATTCACACCGGGCTTGAATTGCTGGAACAGGGAAAAGCGGAATATCTGTTTATCTCTGGCGTGAACCCGGATGTATCCATCATGCAGATCGTGCGTCAATGGAAACCGGATATATCCCCCATTCCTTGCTGCATCGTTCTGGGGCACGCCGCCGCCAACACCGAAGAAAACGCGCATGAAAGCAGCCAATGGGTGCGCGGCATGGATATTCAGAGTGTCCGGCTGGTCACGTCGACCTATCATTTACCGCGGGCATGGCTGGAATTTAATCACGCTTTGCCGCGCCACGAAATTCTGGCCCACCCGATCAAATCCCCCGTACTGGAGGATGGCAGCCGCGATTTTCTGAAGCTGGGGTTCAGCGAATATAACAAAACCCTGATGACATGGGTGCGGCAGAATATTTTCGATATGGATCTCTGGCGCGCACAGAAAAACAAAAAAGAACAACAGCAATGA
- a CDS encoding lysophospholipid acyltransferase family protein, translated as MKNLEIFLRSTVFNILFFGVTAVMALSLLPTALLPRRVFMGVVWLWVRVVHGLERVILNLDYEVRGLEHFPRDRTVIIAAKHQSAYETFKLHILFNDPAIVLKRELLRIPVWGLYLSKIDPIAINRAERGDALRSLIAALDHVKDQHRPIIIFPQGTRVKYNATTTDKPYKAGVARMALQGNIPIVPLAMNTGLFWPKLSWIKRPGRVIFEFLPPIAPDGSAADIMQKLQHDIEARSNALMDEAREQSPWLPR; from the coding sequence ATGAAAAATCTCGAAATTTTCCTGCGCTCCACGGTCTTTAATATTTTATTTTTTGGCGTCACCGCCGTGATGGCGCTGAGCCTTTTGCCAACCGCGCTCTTACCGCGCCGCGTGTTTATGGGCGTTGTCTGGTTGTGGGTTCGCGTTGTTCATGGCCTGGAACGCGTGATCCTGAATCTGGATTACGAAGTGCGCGGTCTGGAACATTTTCCCCGCGACCGTACAGTGATTATCGCCGCCAAACACCAATCGGCATATGAAACATTCAAACTGCACATCCTGTTCAATGACCCGGCGATTGTTCTGAAGCGTGAACTGCTCCGCATTCCGGTCTGGGGGCTGTATTTGTCTAAAATCGACCCGATTGCGATTAACCGGGCCGAACGCGGCGATGCCCTGCGGTCATTGATCGCCGCGCTGGACCATGTGAAGGACCAGCACCGCCCGATCATCATTTTCCCGCAAGGCACACGCGTGAAATATAACGCGACAACCACGGACAAGCCGTACAAAGCCGGCGTCGCCCGCATGGCGTTACAGGGAAACATTCCGATTGTTCCGCTGGCCATGAATACGGGTTTGTTCTGGCCAAAACTCAGCTGGATCAAACGCCCGGGGCGGGTCATTTTTGAATTCCTGCCCCCGATCGCACCAGACGGCTCCGCCGCCGATATCATGCAAAAATTGCAACATGACATTGAGGCCCGTTCAAACGCATTGATGGACGAAGCCCGCGAACAATCCCCATGGTTGCCGCGATGA
- a CDS encoding DUF2125 domain-containing protein, translating to MNRRITRWTTRIIYALSGLIVLGFIAYWAAFYMMAGKIIARTVADLTLRGYDITAHAQPGGFPVIPTLTGFVKLTTPDGMVSVSIPSLRLRGFFMPYTRLRIDAELGVYLTGPGTDAMWPTWRQMEKVHLSLDIPPSIHAGMNSVPIHNLDISVDQSRFIGNGLLQLDSAGQPAGMMNMRIVGIDHVIEQVRKDGTIDKQKAMMISTLMRGFEQPDPETGAMAVSVPLTLRDRWLYAGPIMLWQIPPVALGL from the coding sequence ATGAACAGGCGCATCACACGCTGGACGACACGTATCATCTACGCGCTGTCTGGCCTCATCGTACTTGGTTTTATTGCCTATTGGGCCGCCTTCTATATGATGGCCGGAAAAATCATTGCCCGTACCGTCGCTGACTTAACATTACGCGGATATGATATCACCGCCCACGCCCAACCTGGCGGCTTTCCTGTTATTCCGACACTGACCGGATTCGTCAAACTGACCACGCCCGACGGCATGGTCAGCGTCAGCATTCCCAGCCTGCGCCTGCGCGGATTCTTTATGCCGTACACACGCCTGCGAATTGATGCGGAACTGGGCGTGTATTTAACCGGCCCTGGAACCGATGCCATGTGGCCAACGTGGCGACAAATGGAAAAAGTCCATCTGTCCCTCGACATTCCGCCATCGATTCACGCGGGAATGAATTCCGTTCCCATCCACAATCTTGATATATCGGTGGACCAGTCACGTTTTATTGGCAATGGATTGTTACAATTGGACAGCGCGGGCCAACCCGCCGGCATGATGAATATGCGCATTGTCGGAATTGATCACGTCATTGAGCAGGTTCGCAAGGACGGCACCATAGACAAGCAAAAGGCAATGATGATCAGCACCCTGATGCGCGGATTTGAACAACCCGATCCGGAAACCGGCGCCATGGCGGTCTCTGTGCCGCTGACCCTGCGCGATCGCTGGCTTTATGCCGGGCCGATCATGCTGTGGCAAATCCCGCCCGTTGCACTCGGGCTTTGA